A single Thermovirga sp. DNA region contains:
- the trpB gene encoding tryptophan synthase subunit beta, with protein sequence MKSASKTVEARKGYFGTFGGSYVPAQLQPRLDELEAAFESASSDELFGKEYARLLKEYVGRPSAMTYCANISREYGGGRLFLKREDLNHTGAHKINNTIGQALLAKRMGKERIIAETGAGMHGTATATVAALMGMKCTVYMGEEDVRRQAPNVARMKVLGAEVISVTHGQRTLKEAVDAALDAYVAEPESFYMLGSVVGPHPFPTIVRHFQSVIGREAREQFLEREGRLPDNVLACVGGGSNAMGIFSGFLGDDRVKLFGVEPAGRGLDTKDHAATLSVGKPGIIHGFRSYVLTDDDGEPAPVYSISAGLDYPGVGPEHAFLLESGRASYVSITDDEAVSAFETLCRLEGIIPALESSHAVAHALKMLPRLTAKETVLVNLSGRGDKDLDTALPLLGL encoded by the coding sequence ATGAAGAGCGCAAGCAAGACAGTCGAGGCAAGGAAGGGTTATTTCGGTACCTTCGGGGGCAGTTACGTGCCCGCACAATTGCAACCCAGGCTGGATGAACTGGAGGCCGCCTTCGAGTCGGCCAGCAGTGATGAGCTTTTCGGGAAGGAATACGCCAGGCTTTTGAAGGAATACGTGGGCAGACCCTCCGCCATGACATACTGTGCCAACATCTCCCGTGAATACGGCGGTGGAAGGCTTTTCCTCAAGCGGGAGGACCTGAACCACACCGGGGCGCATAAGATCAACAACACCATAGGCCAGGCCCTGCTCGCGAAGCGGATGGGCAAGGAGAGGATCATCGCCGAGACCGGGGCGGGCATGCACGGGACGGCCACGGCCACGGTGGCGGCCCTGATGGGGATGAAGTGCACCGTTTACATGGGTGAGGAGGATGTCCGGAGGCAGGCCCCGAACGTGGCCCGGATGAAGGTCCTGGGCGCCGAGGTGATCTCCGTGACCCACGGCCAGAGGACCTTGAAAGAGGCCGTCGACGCGGCCCTCGACGCCTACGTGGCGGAGCCGGAATCATTCTATATGCTGGGTTCCGTCGTGGGGCCCCATCCCTTTCCCACGATCGTCAGGCATTTCCAGAGCGTCATCGGCAGGGAGGCCCGGGAGCAGTTCCTCGAGAGGGAGGGCAGGCTTCCCGACAATGTGTTGGCCTGCGTGGGCGGAGGGAGCAACGCCATGGGGATCTTCTCCGGCTTCCTCGGGGACGACAGGGTGAAACTTTTCGGCGTGGAGCCCGCCGGGCGGGGGCTCGACACGAAGGATCACGCCGCGACCCTCTCGGTGGGGAAGCCGGGCATCATCCACGGCTTCAGGAGTTACGTCCTGACCGATGACGACGGCGAGCCCGCACCGGTCTATTCCATCTCGGCGGGGCTGGATTACCCCGGCGTGGGTCCCGAGCACGCCTTCCTTTTGGAAAGCGGCAGGGCTTCCTACGTTTCCATCACCGATGACGAGGCCGTAAGCGCTTTCGAGACGCTCTGCCGGCTGGAGGGTATCATCCCGGCCCTGGAGAGTTCCCATGCCGTGGCCCATGCGCTGAAGATGCTCCCCCGGCTCACGGCGAAGGAGACGGTGCTGGTTAACCTCTCGGGAAGGGGCGACAAGGACCTCGATACG